The genomic segment aaaagaatccttATCATTTAGAGATAACGTATTGAAACGTTTACAGGATAAAATGATATGTCAGCAATATGCACAAATATGGGGTGGGGAAGAGGACACGGGTATAAGATGAAACAAGACTGGCCATGAATTGCTCATTGGAGAATCACTGGCATAGAAGGTACATGAAAGCAGGTACTTTCACCTGGGCCAGGTCACATATGGCAACAGTACAACTGAGGCAAAGGTAAGCCAATTTTGTACTATGGGTTTCCAACAAAATGGTCTTACTGATCCAaggtaaataaacttttattattcCATTCTCTGTGTATGTGTTAGACATTTTCCATcctaaaaagtttgaaaaacaacaaaggatttttttttttttgcgacggagtttcactcttgtcgcccagactggagtgcaatggcgccatatcggctcactgcaaccgcctctcaggttcaagagattgtcctgcctcagcctcacgagttgggattacaggcgcccatcaccacgtCAGACtaacgtttttgtatttttagtagagacggggtttcaccatgttgaccaggctgatctcatcCTCTCCTGATTGAACCACAGTCACAGCCTCCTTCCTAATTAGTCTTCCTGCCTCCATACAACCACCACAATCATCTTTCTAAAATAGGCACCTGGCTCTTTGGCTTGAATTACCACCACCAATTACCTCCTTAATTCTCAAACATGATAAAGGGCCAGAGCCCAGTGTCGATCTATGATGATATCACTTAAAATGAGGCACAAATTTCTAGTGTCTACAGATGCCACACAACAATAGAAAGCAAATTCACAAATTAAATAGTTGCAAATGTTAACACTAATGTGATGAATGAGCTGTGTTGTGCTGAGACCAAGCGCCTCCAGAAAAAAGAACAGGATGCACATGCCCCAAAGCCGCCTCCACAGGCTCTGGAAGGATTGCAAACGTCTCCAGTTCCTCTCGCTCCAAACTTGTGTAATACCTTCCCTTGTACGGCGCACCAAGACAGCATCTGGCCTTTTCTTGACCCTAAGGCATCATGTATCATTTACGACCGTCTTTATTCTCTTCTCATGAGCCCTCGACAAGTGAGTAGGACTTCTTGGCTCCAACTCCCATAAACGTGTAACCGGACTCCATTAGAAGACGGTAACCCCACGCGATACGGACAGTGCttgtattaattttctttagAGCTTACTAGAGAAATATTGAAACAATACTTGAGAATTCCTGAAGAGGACTCAGTCTCGCTTCCTCAGCTCTCTAAGCGACTCCGCACCCCAGACCGCAGCTTTCACGCCCGCCGCCCACTGTCCCGCCGCTAGGTGGCAGGCGGCTCAGCGACTCCCTTTCAAACCATTCACGCAGGAGTCGACTGCCGGGATCCCTTGTTGACACTCAACCCTGGCAATGATTGGCTATTTTGCCGAGGCCAGGGGGAGGAGCCAGCGGCAGAACCGGAAGCGCCGGGTACGGCGAGCGCACAGAGTCCTCAGACTTCTTGCGCACCCAGGCACCGCGCCGACTTCAGGAGGCCCGTTGCAGCCTCTCCTTCGGCCTGAGGGGGCAGACCGGGTTCCTACGTGATGTAGGGCGGAACCGGCTGAGAGGCATCACACCGAGGAGGGCTGGGTCACACTGAGGGGAGGAGTCACCTTGAGAGGAGGAGTCACAATGACTGGGGCAGTAACTCGGGGGTGAGGTCTCTGCGTGGGAGGAACACAGAGCAAGAGGGTGCAGCACTAGGGAATTCTGACACACTGACGGTGGCAGTGCCATACTGGGGAAAAGTGCCCCCCTAAAGGGAGGCGTCTCATTGAGGAAGGGAGGGGTCTCCGAGGGAAAGCGTTCTTTGAGGGGGTGGGATCTTGCGGAAGGAGGGGCTTCCCTGCAGGTGGAGGCTTCTCTATTAGAGTGGTTTGCACAAAGTAATAAGGCGGAGGTCCCGGCTCGGTGGTCACAGGGCAGAGGACTTGGAATCTCTTCTTTATTGGGAGGCGGCAGGATGAAGTGAGGAGTCGGGGCCAAGCTGGGGATGGGCCGGCCAAAGGCTCCCTATAGCCCCAGGGTATCACCACCACCGGCGTTAGGGAGGCCAGAGGTTCAAGGTGTTGGAGTCAAAGAGACCAGGGAAATGGGCAGGCTGGGCCGGGGCGCCGGCCAGGAAGGTGGACAGGCTGCTGGGCTGCTTCTGATTGCTGCTGGGCCAGAGGGGCCTACGTTTCTGCCCCGCTGGTTATTGGAGCCCAGGAATCCCGCAGGTTTCTGAGCCCGACCCTCAACTGACAGTAACCTAGGAAAGAGAGAGGGGACTCCCTGGGCAGCTAAACTTCGCGTACGCACCATCGGCTCTTGATTCCTTTCCGTTATTCAAGTTCAGGCCTGAGCTTATTTGACCCCGGCGCCACAGGGCGTCGCGACCTGAGAGCCAGGAGGTGGGGGTGCGCACCTTGGGGGGCGTGGCCGCTGCCGGGAGGCCGGGCTTGAAGGAGTTAAGCGGAGGCCCGGCCCAGCCCCGCCCCCGGCAGGCCGCGGAGCCTGAGCCCCGCCGGCTAAGCAGAGCAGCCGCCGCCCGCCCGCCTGCCCGCCTCCGCCCGCGGCGAGCCCGCCCGGGAGCGCCGCCGCCACCGTCACCGCCACCGCCCGGCCCAGGCCCAAACCCAGGCCCGGAGCGGAGCGGCGCGGCGTCCCCCCGGGCCCAGCCGGCGCGGCGGGGGCGGGTCCAGGATCTTCGGCGGATCTTCCATTCTCAGGGCGGGAGCGGGAGTCCCGGCGCCCGGGATCGGGCTGGGCCGGCGCCCATGGCGAGCGCGGCCTGCCCGGGCCCCGGGGACCCTGCCATGTGAAGCAGGCCCGGGCTGGGGGCCCGGCCATGGCCGGGGAACGGCCCCCACTGCGGGGCCCTGGGCCCGGGCCTGGAGACGTGCCGGGGGAGGGGCCCCCGGGGCCGGGGGGCGCGGGCGGAGGCTCGGGCCGGGGCCGCCCCTCCTCCTACCGGGCTCTCCGCAGCGCCGTGTCTAGCCTGGCGCGTGTGGACGATTTCCACTGCGCGGAGAAGATCGGGGCCGGCTTCTTCTCTGAGGTCTACAAGGTAGGACCAGCCGAGAGGCAGAGGGGCGGGACCGAGCCTTCAACCAGAGGCTGGAACTGTGGGGCCGGGAGTGCGGGGAAGAGGGTCCAGACTCCGGCTACCCGCCCGACCTGCCCGGCCCTCGCCGGCCGCTCCCGCCCCCAGGTTCGGCATCGACAGTCAGGGCAAGTCATGGTGCTGAAGATGAACAAGCTCCCCAGTAACCGGGGCAACACACTACGGGAAGTGCAGTTGATGAACCGACTCCGGCACCCCAACATCCTAAGGTGAGCGGCCCCAGCCTGTCTGGGCAGTTTGCTGGgcgggagagaaagggaaagatcCCGTGGGAAAAGTGGAACTGAGGAGGAGCTGAGGCCCTTAACAGCCTACCGTTCTGTGTTCCCCATCATCTTCCAGGTTCATGGGGGTCTGTGTGCACCAGGGACAGCTGCACGCTCTTACAGAGGTGAGGATAGGCTGGAAAGGAcggacccccaccccaccccctttaTCCCCAAGGATAAAGGGAGTCAACAAGCCTCGGTGATCTACGGGGGACTAGTGAGAAGCAGTAGGACCTCCTCCCAGGGGAGGCTTTCCTGAACTTCCCTTTAGACAAACCACATATAAAAGGCCTCAGCTGGTCTTATTCTCTGTATCCCCTAGAACAGTGCTGTCCAGTAGAATTTTCTGCAGTGATGGAAGTGTCTCTatgctgtccaatacagtagtcactagccacatgtggttaatttaaattattttaattgtttagattatttttttgTGGGTCaatttgattaaataaaaaatttttaattatttaaatttaaattgttgCACATAGCTAGTGGCTGCTGAGTTGAACAAGGCAATCCTAGAACATGGATGGGAGGTCCTAGGGTACAATCATACCTTCTGACCTCTGCGATCCTCTGGAGTATCCCCTAGGTTATAAGTAGAAGACCTAGAATACAGACTGAAGTCTGACATTCATTCCCCTTCTATGTGCCAGTATATGAATGGGGGGACGTTGGAACAGCTGCTCAGCTCCCCTGAACCCCTATCCTGGCCGGTAAGGCTCCACCTGGCCCTGGACATTGCCCGAGGCCTGCGGTACCTGCACTCCAAAGGTGTATTTCACCGCGACCTCACATCCAAGGTAGGCTAGTGGGGTGGGTGGAGGCATGAAAAAGGGCTTGAGACTATTAGGTTGTAACTGGCCTTTGGATGTTGGGATGTGGATAATAGATATATTAGGATGTTGAAGCAGCAAGGCATTGGAGAATATTGGGGGACCGGGGTGAGTGGAGTGTTCTGAGGGACCGAGTAGCACCCTGTATTTGGAGTGTTGGATGATTTTGCAATATTTAAGTGCTTTGAAAACTGGGAGAGCAGAGAGGGTTGAAGTTATGCTGGAGTGAGAGGGCTTTGGGTTATATACTGGGAGACCAGAGGGCAGAAGGTGATGTGTGCATGGGGAtactatatgtgtatgtgtcagAACTGTCTAGTCCGACGGGAAGATGGAGGCTTCACAGCTGTCGTGGGTGACTTCGGGCTGGCTGAAAAGATTCCTGTGTATAGGTGAGGTGAATGCCCCTATTTCCCCCAGTTCTCCCAGAGTGCCCCTATCTGATGTCCCCAGATCCCCAGGGATGTTTCCCttgggggagaggagggagtTCACTTCATCCTCTTTTGCCTGGGGGGGGATACCTGAGTAGGATGTTTCTGaccaccctgcccctgcccctgcaggGAAGGGGCAAGGAAGGAGCCATTGGCCGTGGTGGGCTCCCCATACTGGATGGCTCCAGAGGTATTGCGGGGTGAGCTGTATGATGAGAAGGTGAGACATCAACCCTTCAGATCCCCAAGGCCTTCCAGGACCCTTGAGATGTTCTCATAAGGCCTCATCCATCCCCAAAACAACTTTACCAGATCTTCAGGAGTCCCCAGGATCCCTTTGCCTCTCACAGGCACCCTTCCAACACATGAATACTGTCAaggtcccccacccccaacaaaatTCTGCTATATTCTGtcaaaattctaaaatgaaaactgttAATTCCTCCCCCGACACTGTTATCTCTGACCCCCAGGCTGATGTCTTTGCCTTCGGGATTGTCCTCTGTGAGCTCATTGCCCGAGTACCTGCGGACCCTGACTACCTACCACGCACTGAGGTGAATGTCTCTAGGTTTGCAAAGGAAAAATTTCAGACTAGGCAGCTCATAACCAAGGAGGATTCCCTGTAGGTTGAGGTTCTGACTGGGGGGCAGAAAGAAAACCCAAGGAAAGCTGACTTGGAGGCCCCTCCTTCTGTTCCCACAGGACTTTGGCTTGGATGTGCCTGCTTTCCGAACTCTGGTGGGGGATGACTGCCCACTGCCTTTCCTGCTCCTGGCCATCCACTGCTGCAGCGTAAGAgtctcattctccttcctgccctgccctgcccccatccATAAGCTGCCATGGCTACCCTATGGGACCCAGGTGACGGGAGGAAACTCAGAGACCCTCTTTCGGAGCACTGAGTGAAGCCGTTTCCATCTCTACCCATCAGATGGAACCCAGCACCCGCGCCCCCTTCACTGAAATTACCCAGCACCTAGAATGGATCCTGGAGCAGCTGCCTGAGCCAGCCCCACTCACCAGGACTCGCCTGACACATAATCAGGGTAAGAGAGCATGACCTTGACCCAGCTTAAGTCCTTTGGCCTTTCTTCTCCTTAGAACTCAGGATGACATGAGGGAGGCTAGGTGTATTTATTAGTTGGAAAGACTGGGAATCGGGCTGGGCTAGGGTAGGAGGACATCTTAAAGAAGACTGTCCTAATGCTAAGAGCttgagggaagagaagggaaagaagtaAAGGGGGCCTGGAGGTGACATCGCCCCTTTCCAAAGCACCCAGTGGGTCTCCCTTTTTCAAGCTCTAGTCCCACCAGCCTCCTGGAAAATAGTGAGGCCCTCAAGGAACTCACCCTGCCTGCCTAAATGCTGAGGACAGTGATTCCAGACTTCTCTGTCTACAGGCTTTGTTCCAAGAGGGGGTCCCTCTGCTACGCTTCCCAGGCCAGACCCCCGGCTTTCCCGAAGCCGGTCAGACCTCTTCCTGCCCCCATCACCAGAATCACCCCCCAACTGGGGGGACAATCTGACTCGAGTCAACCCCTTCTCACTACGGGAAGACCTCAGGGGTGGCAAGATCAAGCTCTTGGACACACCCAGCAAGCCAGTCCTGCCTCTTGTGCCACCAtcgccactgccctccactcaGCTGCCCTTGGTGACCACTCCGGAGACTCTGGTCCAGCCTGGAACACCTGCCCGCCGCTGCCGCTCGCTACCCTCATCCCCTGAGCTCCCCCGCCGTATGGAGACAGCACTGCCAGGTCCTGGCCCTCCCCCTGTGGGCCCCTCAGCTGAAGAGAAGATGGAGTGTGAGGGCAGCAGCCCAGAGCCGGAACCTCCAGGTCCAGCACCCCAGCTGCCTCTGGCTGTGGCCACAGACAACTTCATCAGCACCtgttcctcggcctcccaacccTGGTCCCCTAGATCAGGGCCCGCCCTCAATAACAACCccccagctgtggtggtgcactcccCACAAGGCTGGGCTGGGGAGCCCTGGAACCGGGCCCAGCATAGCCTGCCCCGGGCAGCAGCCCTGGAGCGGACAGAAGCCTCGCCACCCCCTTCAGCTCCCCGAGAGCCTGATGAGGGGCTGCCCTGTCCTGGCTGCTGCCTCGGCCCCTTCAGCTTTGGCTTCTTGTCCATG from the Callithrix jacchus isolate 240 chromosome 1, calJac240_pri, whole genome shotgun sequence genome contains:
- the TESK1 gene encoding dual specificity testis-specific protein kinase 1; protein product: MAGERPPLRGPGPGPGDVPGEGPPGPGGAGGGSGRGRPSSYRALRSAVSSLARVDDFHCAEKIGAGFFSEVYKVRHRQSGQVMVLKMNKLPSNRGNTLREVQLMNRLRHPNILRFMGVCVHQGQLHALTEYMNGGTLEQLLSSPEPLSWPVRLHLALDIARGLRYLHSKGVFHRDLTSKNCLVRREDGGFTAVVGDFGLAEKIPVYREGARKEPLAVVGSPYWMAPEVLRGELYDEKADVFAFGIVLCELIARVPADPDYLPRTEDFGLDVPAFRTLVGDDCPLPFLLLAIHCCSMEPSTRAPFTEITQHLEWILEQLPEPAPLTRTRLTHNQGFVPRGGPSATLPRPDPRLSRSRSDLFLPPSPESPPNWGDNLTRVNPFSLREDLRGGKIKLLDTPSKPVLPLVPPSPLPSTQLPLVTTPETLVQPGTPARRCRSLPSSPELPRRMETALPGPGPPPVGPSAEEKMECEGSSPEPEPPGPAPQLPLAVATDNFISTCSSASQPWSPRSGPALNNNPPAVVVHSPQGWAGEPWNRAQHSLPRAAALERTEASPPPSAPREPDEGLPCPGCCLGPFSFGFLSMCPRPTPAVARYRNLNCEAGSLLCHRGHHAKPPTPSLQLPGARS